A stretch of DNA from Thermococcus sp.:
GAACTACTTTGAAGGGCTCGAAGTCCATCCCAACCACCGGCTTAAATAGACCGCAAGATTTAAAACCTAATCCCGTCCATCTAGGACTACAGTGAATAGTAACAGGTGGTAAGTATGGAGGTTGGAGAACTCAGCTCGCTCTCATCCCGCATAGTCGATGCGATTTCTGAGGTCTACATAGGAAACAGGGACGTCGTGGAGAAGACCCTCGCAGCGGCCCTCGTCAACGGCAACGTCCTCTTTGAGGATCACCCCGGTCTCGGAAAGACCCTCCTGGCAAAGGCCTTTTCCCGGGTTCTCGGCCTCGACTACAGGAGGATACAGTTCACCCCCGACCTTCTCCCGGCGGATATAGTGGGAACCAAGGTGTGGCGCCAGAACACCGGAACCTTCGAACTCGTCAGGGGGCCTGTCTTTACAAACGTCCTCCTAGCTGATGAAATAAACCGCGCCCCGCCGAAGACCCAGTCGGCCCTTCTTGAGGCGATGGAGGAGCGACAGGTGACCATAGAGGGCGAGACCCTCAGACTTGAGAGGCCCTTCTTCGTGATGGCCACCCAGAACCCGATAGAGTACGAGGGAACCTACCCACTTCCAGAGGCCCAGCTCGACCGCTTCCTCCTCCGCCTGAGCGTTGGCTACCCAAAGACCCTTGAAGACGAGATTGCCATACTTGAGGCCAGACTCAGGTGGAAGAAGGACGACCCGACGGTTGACCTAAAGCCGGTTATAGACAGGGAAACGTTCCTTGAGATGCAGAGAACCGTCGAAGAGTCGGTCTACGTCAGCAGGCCGGTTTTGAGGTACATAGCAGAGCTCGTCAGGAACGCGAGGGCCGATGGCAGGGTTGAGGCAGGTCCGAGCCCCAGGGGTGCGCTGGCCCTCCTGAAGGTGGCCAAGGCGAGCGCCGCTATGGATGGACGGGACTTCGTTATCCCAGATGATATTAAGAGGTTCGCCTTCGAGGCCCTCTCCCACAGGGTAGTCATAAAAGCTGAGTACTCCTTTGAGGGCGTCACCGGAAGGGAAGTCGTTGAGAGGGCCCTTCAGGCAACGCACGTCCCCAAAGAGAGTGAGGAGTAATGGACAGGGCAAGGGTTGCAATCCTGGTTTTCATCCTCTCAGCCCTAATGGTTCTTTCCCTGAGCTTCGCCTACATCCCGGAGAAGGGCCTTAACCTTAGCAATGTCACCAAGAGCCTCTCTTCAGAGGCAGATTCCCAGAAGGGCATGAAAAACCCGGCCAATGCAGAGAGACAGAGAGAGCAGAATGGGGGAAAGGTCCCTCCAGATGCCGACTTTACCTTCAGGCCCACAAATGAGAAGGCCTCCTGTCCTGTGGAAATACGGCCCACGGATCCTTTCCTGGTGTGCGTTGACACTCCCGCAAAGGGC
This window harbors:
- a CDS encoding MoxR family ATPase, with product MEVGELSSLSSRIVDAISEVYIGNRDVVEKTLAAALVNGNVLFEDHPGLGKTLLAKAFSRVLGLDYRRIQFTPDLLPADIVGTKVWRQNTGTFELVRGPVFTNVLLADEINRAPPKTQSALLEAMEERQVTIEGETLRLERPFFVMATQNPIEYEGTYPLPEAQLDRFLLRLSVGYPKTLEDEIAILEARLRWKKDDPTVDLKPVIDRETFLEMQRTVEESVYVSRPVLRYIAELVRNARADGRVEAGPSPRGALALLKVAKASAAMDGRDFVIPDDIKRFAFEALSHRVVIKAEYSFEGVTGREVVERALQATHVPKESEE